In one window of Festucalex cinctus isolate MCC-2025b chromosome 14, RoL_Fcin_1.0, whole genome shotgun sequence DNA:
- the LOC144001083 gene encoding uncharacterized protein LOC144001083 isoform X1, translating to MINPFTSTIGLIVLLIGCAAADPNKKILSLLPSVTVRCGGRSLHSDEQDQQIPQHEEVDSERSPRAVLSSACQEHTSLHNRADVVEKKVEDTVGKLEVELAALMEAIEDPKWRPHLDNTGTPVDILEDPVNIQS from the exons ATGATCAACCCCTTCACCTCCACAATTGGACTCATCGTCCTCTTGATTGGCTGCGCTGCTGCAG ACCCGAACAAGAAGATCTTGTCTTTGCTGCCATCAGTCACTGTCAGATGCGGAGGAAGAAGTCTTCATTCAGATGAACAAGATCAACAAATCCCACAGCATGAAG AGGTGGATAGCGAGCGGTCGCCTCGAGCCGTGCTTTCAAGTGCATGTCAAGAACACACAAGTCTTCATAACCGCGCGGATGTAGTGGAGAAG AAAGTGGAGGACACTGTTGGCAAGTTGGAGGTTGAGCTGGCGGCTCTCATGGAGGCCATTGAAGACCCAAAGTGGCGCCCCCATTTGGACAATACAGGAACACCTGTGGACATCCTAGAGGACCCGGTGAACATTCAATCCTAA
- the LOC144001083 gene encoding uncharacterized protein LOC144001083 isoform X2 produces MINPFTSTIGLIVLLIGCAAAEVDSERSPRAVLSSACQEHTSLHNRADVVEKKVEDTVGKLEVELAALMEAIEDPKWRPHLDNTGTPVDILEDPVNIQS; encoded by the exons ATGATCAACCCCTTCACCTCCACAATTGGACTCATCGTCCTCTTGATTGGCTGCGCTGCTGCAG AGGTGGATAGCGAGCGGTCGCCTCGAGCCGTGCTTTCAAGTGCATGTCAAGAACACACAAGTCTTCATAACCGCGCGGATGTAGTGGAGAAG AAAGTGGAGGACACTGTTGGCAAGTTGGAGGTTGAGCTGGCGGCTCTCATGGAGGCCATTGAAGACCCAAAGTGGCGCCCCCATTTGGACAATACAGGAACACCTGTGGACATCCTAGAGGACCCGGTGAACATTCAATCCTAA